One Phaseolus vulgaris cultivar G19833 chromosome 11, P. vulgaris v2.0, whole genome shotgun sequence genomic window carries:
- the LOC137835853 gene encoding uncharacterized protein produces MGELDNFWKSVAAANITFPIASIIPFEFFERQLKIHIDNMLGKKKLAELRAIARSHKLAAGSQTVPNSVVEIAQSAPGKTPPRGPTSSGALPAPERKKLVLRKPKRKTPQVVQEEEHDNEDTEDGLITKRTRVATSTPPALPTPTPPSPPALLGPVQATPLAAAPPVVESSGPNYVENPPSVSTPFVSVGEGPPSTTSIAGAALAEDEGAQVSPILITESPTSPPCLEAPLALQAQQGGGESQHQTPPMPLSSASSLPASFEETLGPFTAQLKTMAEDLPLLVSRAVNDSLKKLQEENFALKESNLMIRAEAEKLSCNMMMVEIEHSRLEDAMDAELRSARKEASDLRQKLHAQLQEKIDLESKLVPYRVKVADMEAARKAEASMVEKLEKRSADREILLGKVEKERDKALAELAEARKETKKIAAELAQTRDEGKKAAEELARSHEEKENLKKQTHELEQSAAQVLSAGFDATRSK; encoded by the exons atgggggagTTAGACaacttctggaagagtgtggctgctgccaacatcaccttccccatTGCCTCAATAATtcccttcgagttcttcgagcgCCAACTCAAAATTCACATAG ataacatgttggggaAAAAAAAACTGGCGgaattgagggcgatcgcccgatcccacaagcttgcggcgggctcccaaactgtgcccaactcggtggtggagatcgcccaATCTGCCCCAGGCAAGACTCCTCCCCGAGGTCCAACTTCTTCTGGGGCACTACCCGCCCCAGAAAGGAAAAAGTTAGTTTTGAGGAAACCTAAAAGGAAGACTCCTCAGGTGGTGCAAGAGGAAGAACATGACAACGAAGATACTGAGGATGGTCTTATTACTAAGAGGACAAGGGTGGCCACCTCTACACCACCTgcactcccaacaccaacaccgccctcacctccagctcTGCTAggaccagtccaagcaacaccccTGGCCGCCGCGCCCCCAGTAGTTGAAAGCAGCGGCCCTAACTACGTGGAAAACCCTCCAAGCGTCTCAACACCGTTTGTATCTGTCGGAGAGGGTCCTCCGTCGACCACATCCATCGCTGGGGCCGCATTAGCAGAAGATGAGGGCGCTCAGGTTTCGCCAATACTTATAACAGAATCTCCGACCTCACCGCCATGCCTAGAAGCCCCCCTTGCTTTACAAGCTCAacagggtggtggtgaaagtcaacATCAGACCCCACCAATGCCTCTATCATCAGCCTCAAGCCTCCCAGCTTCCTTCGAAGAGACCTTGGGACCCTTCACAGCCCAACTGAAAACCATGGCGGAAGATCTTCCTTTGCTCGTATCAAGAGCTGTGAATGATTCACTCAAGAAGCTCCAAGAAGAGAACTTCGCGCTCAAGGAGTCAAACCTTATGATAAGGGCTGAGGCTGAAAAACTCTCTTGCAATATGATGATGGTGGAGATCGAACATTCTAGGCTGGAGGACGCAATGGATGCCGAGCTAAGGAgcgcacgcaaggaggcctccgatctgcgccaaaaactgcacGCCCAGCTTCAAGAGAAAATTGACCTGGAGAGTAAGTTGGTTCCATACAGGGTCAAGGTGGCAGATATGGAGGCTGCACGAAAAGCTGAAGCGTCCATGGTGGAGAAACTTGAGAAGAGATCAGCAGATAGGGAGATCCTCCTAGGGAAGGTCGAGAAGGAAAGGGACAAGGCTCTCGCTGAGCTCGCCGAAGCTCGTAAGGAGACCAAAaagattgctgcagagctggcccagacTCGGGATGAGGGCAAAAAAGCTGCTGAAGAACTCGCTCGATCTCATGAGGAGAAAGAAAATCTGAAGAAGCAAACTCATGAGCTCGAGCAGAGCGCTGCTCAAGTCCTCTCCGCCGGGTTCGACGCTACTCGGAGCAAGTAG